The region TGTCCGGCCTGCACATCAACCGGTTCATGGCCGTCGATTTCGCCGGCTTCTCCAAGATGGTCGACGCCCTCGGTGGCGTGGAGGTGTGCAGCACGACACCGATCGAGGACTACGAGCTCGGCACGGTGCTGTCCAAGGCCGGCCGCCAGATCGTCGACGGCCGTACCGCGCTGAACTACGTGCGCGCCCGCCAGGTCACCACCGAGACGAACGGCGACTACGGCCGGATCAAGCGCCAGCAGTTGTTCCTGTCGTCGCTGCTGCGCTCGCTGATCTCCAAGGACACCTTCTTCTCGCTGTCCAAGCTCAACAACGTCGTCAACATGTTCATCAACGACAGCTACGTCGACAACCTGACGACCAAGGACCTCGTCGACCTCGGCCAGTCCGTCCAGGGCGTCAACGCCGGCCGCATCACGTTCGTCACCGTGCCGACCGTCGGCTACCCCGACGAGTGGGGTAACGAGATCCCGCGCACCGACGGCTTGCGTGCGCTGTTCGACGCGATCATCAACGATGACCCGCTGCCCGAGGAGCGCAACGCCGACAACACGCCGGTGCCGGGAACGCCGGAATCGCTGGCGAACTCGGCCAACGGCGCACCCGCGCCGGCTCCCCCGGCGCCCAGCGACGGCCAAATCATCGACGCGGTGGCGACCAGCCCCGGCGAAGTGACCGTGAAGGTGTCGAACTCCACCGGCGAGTCGGGGTTGGCAGCCACAGCCGCCGATGCCCTGGAAACCCACGGCTTCAACGTGACGAGCCCCGATGACTACCCGGGCCCACTCGAGCACACCACCGTGTTCTTCTCGCCCGGCAACGAGAAAGCGGCCGCCACCGTCGCATCGTCGTTCCCTGAGCCCACGATCGAGCGCGCCACCGGCCTGGGCGACGCGGTCCAGGTGGTCCTCGGCAGCGACTTCCATTCGGTCGTTCCCCCCTCCCCCAGCGGCGCGACGGTCAAGGTTCACGTGCTGCGCGGCACCAAGAACACCCACACCGCGCTGCCGGAGGACCTGACGGTCACCAACGCCGCCGACACGACCTGCGAATAGCTCCCGCTCGGGCAGGTGGCATTCACCTTTCGTTCACCACGCAGCTCGTGACGGTGGGGCGGGCATCCCCGTAGTCTTGTCGCATGCGTACCGCGTACCACGAACAACTGGCTACCCTGACCAGCCAGCTCGGCGAGATGTGCGGCTTGGCGGGGGTCGCCATGGAGCGCGCCACGCAGGCCCTGCTGCAGGCCGACCTCGCACTGGCCGAACAGGTCATCACCGATCACGACCAGATCGCCGCGATGAGCGTGCGCGCGGAGGAGAACGCCTTCGTGCTGCTGGCGCTGCAGGCCCCGGTGGCCGGCGATCTGCGGGCCATCGTCAGCTCGATCCAGATCGTCGCCGACGTCGACCGGATGGGCGCCCTGGCGTTGCACGTGGCCAAGATCGCCCGCCGCCGGCATCCTCAGCACGCGCTGCCCGAAGAGGTCAACGGCTACTTCGCCGAGATGGGCCGGGTGGCGGTCGAACTCGGACACAGCGCTCAGGAGGTGCTGATCACCCACGACCCGGAGAAAGCCGCCCGGATCCGTGAAGAAGACGACGCGATGGACGATCTGCACCGGCACCTGTTCACGGTGCTGATGGATCGGGAGTGGAAGCACGGGGTCGCCGCAGCCGTCGACGTGACATTGCTGGGCCGGTTCTACGAGCGTTTCGCCGACCACGCGGTGGAGGTGGCCCGCCGGGTGATCTTCCAGGTCACCGGCAGGACCGCCGACGAGGAACAGCTGCCCGCCCGCTGACGGGCCGACGAAGAAAGCCGCGCGGACCGATGTCTGCGCGGCTTCCTTCGTTCAGGGTCTAACCGAAGCGACCCGAGATGTAATCCTCGGTCGCCTTCTGCGTCGGGTTCGAGAAGATCTTCTCGGTGTCGTCGATCTCGATGAGCCGGCCGGGTTTGCCCGTGGCCTCGAGGTTGAAGAACGCCGTCTGATCACTCACCCGTGCGGCCTGCTGCATGTTGTGGGTGACGATGACGATCGTGAAGTCCTGCTTGAGCTCGGCGATCAGGTCCTCGATCGCCAGCGTCGAGATCGGATCGAGCGCCGAGCACGGCTCGTCCATCAGCAGCACATCGGGCTGAACGGCGATGGCGCGGGCGATGCACAACCGCTGCTGCTGACCGCCCGACAGGCCGCCGCCCGGCTTGTCGAGACGGTCCTTGACCTCGGTCCACAGGTTGGCACCCTTAAGTGAACGCTCCGCGACCTCGTCGAGCGTCTTCTTGTTGCGCACGCCCTGCAGCTTCAGCCCGGCCACGACGTTGTCGCGAATCGACATGGTGGGAAACGGATTCGGCCGCTGAAACACCATGCCGATGGTTTTGCGAACGCTCACCGGGTCGACGCCGGCACCGTAGATGTCCTCGCCGTCGAGCAGCACAGAGCCTTCCGCCCTGGCGCCCGGCAACACCTCGTGCATCCGGTTCAGGGTGCGAAGCACAGTGGACTTGCCGCAACCCGACGGACCGATGAATGCGGTCACGCTGCGGGGCTGGACGGACAACCCCACGTCGGCGACGGCATGAAACGACCCGTAATAGATATTGAGGTCTTTGATATCGATGCGCTTGGCCATTATCCGCTCCTAGAAGTCCGTCAGGTTCGGTTTCGATTGAGGAACCGGATCACGAACGCTGCGGCGATGTACAGCGCGGCGACGATCAGGATCAGGGTCATTGCCGCACCCCACACACGCATGCGGCCGGCTGGCTCGGGGTTGATCAGCTCGGTGTAGATCAACAGCGGCAAGGACGCCATGTTGCCCTCGAACGGATCGTAATTGATCGACCGCGCGTAGCCGACGAGAACGAGTACCGGTGCCGTTTCGCCGATCACCCTGGCCAACGCCAGCAAGATGCCGCTGATGATGCCCGGCAGCGCTGTGGGCACGACGATTCGCAGAATGGTTTTCCACTGCGGTACCCCCAGCGCGTACGAGGCTTCCCGTAGCTCGTCGGGCACCAGTTTGAGCATTTCCTCGGTGTTGCGCACCACGACAGGAAGCATCAACAGGACCAGGGCCAGCGACACGGCGAGGGCGCTCTGCGGGAAACCCATCGTTGCGATCCACAGCGCGAAGATGAACAGCGCCGCCACGATCGAGGGCACACCGGCGAGGATGTCGACCATGAACGTGACCGTGCGAGCGAACCAGCCGCGGCCGTACTCGACCAGGTACACGGCGGCCATCATGCCCAGCGGTACGGCCAGCACCGCCGCGAGCGCCGCTTGGATGATCGTCCCGTAGATGGCGTGGTAAACCCCGCCGGCGAACTGCTCCGGCAGGACACCTGCCAGCGACCTGTTCCACCACGTCGACGAGATCACCGCGGTGTAGCCACGGGAGACGACGGTGTACAGCAACCACACCAGCGGCACCATTGCGATCAGGAATGCGGCGGCGAACAGGGTCTCCGCGACACGATTCTTGACCTTGCGACTGGTGCTGATGGGATGAAAGGTCGGCCCTTTGAGCGGGCTTTCCAGCACGGTGTCGGTCATCCTCCGCTCACCCTTCCTCCAGCGGCCAATCGGGCGACCGCGTTGACAATGAAAGTCAGAGCGAACAACACGAATCCCGCGGCGATGTAAGCGCCCGTCGGCAGAGGCGCACTGAACTCCGCTGCGGCCGAAGCGATCTTGGATGCGAACGTGTAGCCGCCGTCGAACAGCGACCAGTTACCCGGTTGCGCCGCGGTGCGCAGGATGATCAGGACGGCGACCGTCTCACCGAGTGCCCGCCCCAGAGCCAGCATGGAACCGGCGATCATGCCGCTGCGGCCGTAGGGATAAACGGTCATCCGGATGACTTCCCATTTCGTCGCGCCTAGTGCCTGAGCGGCCTCGACGTGGCCTTTGGGGGTCAGAGTGAACACTTCCCGGGACACCGACGTGATGATCGGCAGGATCATTACGGCGAGTACGACTCCCGCGGTGAAGATGGTGCCGCCGCCGGCCAGCGACACGTTGCCGGGGGCGAACAAGAAGAGCCAGCCAAGGCTGTCGTTGAGAAACCGCTGGATCGGTTCCAGCCGCGGCGCAAGCACAAAGATGCCCCACAGGCCGAAGACGATCGACGGCACCGCGGCCAGCAAGTCGACCAGGATGGCGAACGGACGGGCGAAGCGCCGCGGGGCATAGTTGGTGAGGAACGTGGCGATGCCGACGGCGACCGGCACTGCGATCACCAAGGCGAAGATCGAGCTCAGCACCGTGACCCGAAACAAGTCGGCGATGCCGAATCGCATCGGCTCACTCGTGGTGAACTCCGAGCTGGTGATGAAGTTCGCGGTGTTGGCCTGCAGCGACGGGACGGCACGAACCAGCAGGAACAAACCCATCAGCGCGATCACGCCGATGATCGTCGCGCCGGCGGCGATCGCCACCGATTTGAACAGGGTGTCGCCGACCCGCCCCTCGCTTTTCCTGAGCCCGGTCGACTTCGTCGGCTTGGTTGCCATTGTTTGAGTCTGCTCGCCCTGCCGTGGGCTCGTCGATGTTGCGGACGAGCCCACGGAGGTGGAGTCAGGTGATACCGACATTCGGTCCCTACGTTGTTGCCGAGATGGCGTCGACTGCGCTCGTCAGTCGCTCTTTGAACTTGTCCGGGACCGGGATGTATCCGTTGTCTTCCAATCCGGACTGGCCGGGGCCGAGCGCCGCATGCAGGAACGCCTTGACCGCGGTTGCGGTGTCAGCGTCGGCGTACTTGGAGCAGACGATCTCGTAGGTTCCAAGCATGATCGGATACGAACCGGCCTGGGTCGGCTTGTAGAACGAGGCGGTGTCGAGGACCAGGTCGTTTCCGTCGCCCTTGATCTTCACCGCGTCGATAGCCTTGCCCGCCGACTCGGTGGACAGTTCCACAGGATCCGGCCCCGCGGAGGTGACGATCTTCGCAACCTGCAGGCCCTGGCTCTTCGCATAGGACCATTCGTTGTAGGTGATCGACCCCGGCGTGTTCTTGATGGCGGCTGAGGTGCCCTCGTTGCCCTTCGCGCCCTCACCGACGCCACCATTGAAGGTCTTGCCCGCACCTTGCGTCCACGCGCCGTCCGACGCGGCGGTGAGGTACTTCTGGAAGTTGTCGGTGGTGCCCGACTCATCGCTGCGGAACAACACGTTGATCGGGTTGGCCGGCAACGTCTTCCCCGGGTTCAGCCCGGCGATCTCCGGCGCGTCCCACGTCTTGACCGATCCGTTGAAGATCTTGGCCAGAGTGGGTCCGTCCAGAACCAAGCTGTCGACCCCTTGAACGTTGTAGGTGACGGCAATCGGCCCGAACACCGTAGGCAGGTTCCATGCGGGGTTGTTGCCACAGCGGGCAGCGGCCTTCTCCACCTCACCCTTTTCAGCGTTCAGCGGCGAATCCGAACCGCCGAAGTCTGTTTGACCACCGATGAACTCCGATACACCGGCACCCGACCCGCTGGACGTGTAGTTCAACGTGTAGCCCGAGCAGGCACCTTCGTAGGCGGTGACGAAGCGCGTCATCGCATTGGCCTGGGCGGAGGAACCGCTGGCCTTCAGCGACTTCTTGCCGCCGCATTGGATATTTCCGGAGGCCGCACCGCCGCTCGCACTGCTGGAACCTCCGGAGCTAGCCGTGTTGTTGTCGCTACCGCAGGCCGACAGCAGTAAGGTGCCGGCGGCTGCCAAGCTCAGCGCGGCACCGAGTCGATTGGGCTTCACGTAGCTCCTTCTCAATTGTGGGGCAGCGGAAACGCCACCCAAGTCAGGAATGCGACGGACTGTTCTCCGCCGAGCAGATTTCGCTGCTCGGGTCTCGAACCTAAGGGCCGCCAATGAACACCTAGCTCCTGCAGAGTGAACGAGAGATGAATCGGCCGCCCGCCAAAACGAACAAAAGGAGCTCTCTACGTCGCCGTTTCCCGAATCGAATCGACACGATGACGTGAGCCGTCGGCATATCGCACCGCGAGCGTCAATTTTCGCTGCGGTGAACCGTCGATAGCTCGGCGTACGCCACATCGGTGTTGGCGACGTCGAAACCCAGCCGTCGATAGGTCTTCACCGCCGCGGAGTTGTCCGCCTCGACGTAGAGCATCACCGCCGACCCACCGCCGTCTGCCCCCAGCCGTTCGCCGAGATGGTGCAGACCGATCAGGGTGAGCGCGCCGCCGAGCCCCCGGCCCTGGGCCGCGGGGTCGACGCCGACCACGTAGACCTCACCCAGAGTGGCGGAGTGGACCTTCGTCCAGTGGAAGCCGAGCAAATCGCCGGAGTCCTCGTCGAAGGCCAGGAACAGGCCGGCGGGATCGAACCAGCCCTCGGCACGGCGCTCGGCGATGTCGGCTTCGGTCCACCCGCCCTGCTCGGGGTGCCACGAGAACGCGGCGTTGTTCACCCGCAGCAGTTCGGTGTCGTCCTGCGGGCCCGCATAGGTCCGGATGGTCACGCCGTCGACGGCGGGCGTCGGCGGCAACCCGGCGAGCGGTCGCCGCATCTGGAGCAACTCCCGGGCCACGACGAGGCCCAGCGCCGACGCGGTGGCCCGGGCCGCGTCGAGGTTGCCGTGCGCCCAGATCCGGGTCCCGTCGCCGCCTTCCGGCAACGCGGCGCGGATCATCGCCGCGCCGGTGCCGCGCCGGCGCAGCCGCGGGTGGACGACGAGTTCGGCCATCGCCGGGGCCTCGTCGGTGGGCGGCGCGAGGTTCAGATAGCCCGCCACGGTCCCCTCGTCGTCGACGGCCACCAGGTGCCTCGTCCGGTCGTGGCCGAGTTCACGCAGGACTTGATCGCCGACCGGGGCGATGCCGTCGGCCGCGGCCGCCGCCGTGACCAGGTCGCGGATCTGGCGCTGGTCGGCCGCCGACAGTCGCTCCCGCCAGCCGATCCGAGCGGACGCGCTCACTGACTGGGTAGCGCGTCGCCGAGCGCCTGCGACACGCCGTCCCGGCTCAGGGACTCCATGTGCGGTGCCGCGGCATCGTCGTACGCGTCGTCGTCGATGTCCTCAGTCATGTCCTCGGGCACGTCAGCATCCGCCGGGGCGGTGCGGCCACGGGCCGGCCGGACGGCCTTGTAGCCGACGTTGCGCACGGTGCCGATCAGCGACTCGTACTCGGGCCCGAGCTTGGCGCGCAGCCGCCGGACGTGGACGTCGACGGTGCGGGTGCCGCCGAAGAAGTCGTAGCCCCACACCTCTTGCAGAAGCTGCGCCCGGGTGAACACGCGACCGGCGTGCTGCGCGAGGTATTTCAGCAGCTCGAACTCCTTGTAGGTGAGGTCGAGCGGCCGCCCGCGCAGCCGGGCGGTGTAGGTGCCTTCGTCGATGACGAGTTCGCCGAGACTGATCTTGCCGACGTTCTCCTGGTTCGCCATTCCGCCGCGGCGACCGACGAGCAGCCGCAGGCGCGCGTCGATCTCAGCCGGCCCGGTGCCGGGCAGCAGGATCTCGTCGAGGCCCCACTCGATGCTGACGGCCACCAGCCCGCCTTCGTTGACCACGGCCACCACCGGAACCGACGTCCCGGTGCTGCCCAGCAGTCGGCACAGCCCGCGCGCGGCGGCCAGATCGGTGCGGGCGTCGACGATCGCCACATCCGCAGACCCCGCCTCCAGCAACGACGACACCTCGGTCGGCGCCGTCCGCACGTTGTGGGCCAGCAGCGACAACGACGGCAGAACGGATTCGGGGTGCGGGTCAACCGTCAGTAGCAGTAGATCCAACTGGCCCTCCAACAGCCGTGGAGATCATCGCCGGGACCTCGCCGGTACGTCTTTGTCGCGCGGTGACTTCCCAGATTCATACCTGACACACCGCCGTTACCCGGCCGATGGTTACCTAACGATAGCGTGCCACCTGCCCGTAAGCCGCGCCGATCGGTTCGGCTCCGCACCGTCGGCGACAATGTCGAGGTGCGCAAGCTCGTGATCGGTGTCCTCGGCACGCTCGTCGTCATCGGGGTCGGCGCTGTCGGCACCGACTTCGGCGCGGCGATCTACGCCGAATATCGCCTGGCCAGGAGCGTCCGCACCAGCGCGAACCTGACCTGGGACCCGTCGGTCGGCATCCTGGGCTTCCCTTTCATCCCGCAGGCCATGCGCCACCACTACAACGAGGTGGAGATCAAGGCCAGTGGCGTTGATCACGCCGTCGTCGGCAAAGCCTCTCTGGAGTCCACCCTCCATTCGGTCGAGCTCGGCGACTCCTGGCTCGTGCCGCCGGACGCGACACTGACCGTCGGGAAGGTGGAGAGCCGGATCATCATCGACTCGACGCATGTGGGCCGGTTCATGGGCATACCGGATCTGCTCGTCGAAGCGCCGACCCGCGAGACCAACGACTCCACGGGCGGGACCACCGAATCGGGGATCTCGAGCAACCGCGGCGTCGTCTTCACCGGCACTCCCACCAAGGCCGGCTTCGACAAGAAGGTCAGCATCGCGGTCGACCTGTCGGTGACCGGGCCCGGCGCCACCACACTGGTCCTCACCGCCACCGGCGTGCTCACCGGTGCGGGCACGGCGGATCAGGACGTGCCGCAGGAGCAGTTGCCCGCGGTGCTCGCCGCGTTCTCCACCAGCCTGCCGGGGCAGAAGCTGCCGTTCGGCATCGCACCCACGAGCGAGGGCGCCCGCGGCTCGGACATCATCATCGAAGGCATCACCCAGGGAGTAACCATCGACCTCAACGAGTTCAGGCTGTCATGAGCGCTTCGTGGATCGCCGTCATCGCGGTGCTGATCGCCGCACTGGGCCTCGCCTACGTCATCGGCAGGCTGCTGACATTGCGCGCCGGCCTGATGAAGGCGACCACCGACATCCCGCAGGTGGACACCAGCGAGCTCGGACTGTCCGATACCGGCCCGACGGTCGTGCACTTCAGCGCCGTGTGGTGCGGCCCCTGCGCGGGCGTCCGCAGGGTCGTCGACCAGGTCTGCGCGGAGCTGCCGGCGGTGGCGCACGTCGAGATCGACATGGACGCCAATCCGGAGGCGGCACGGCGACTTTCGGTGTTGTCGCTGCCGACGACGTTCATCTTCGACGGCGACGGCCGGCAGCGGTACCGGGCTTCGGGAGTGCCGAGCGCTGCTGAGCTGCGCTCGGCGCTGGAACCACTGTTGGCTTGATCACCCGGTCTTTGGGTAAGCTGTCGAGCGTGTCAGCCCGCCTCGAGCTCTCGCTCACGAAGCGCCGCGCAGTCGATCTGTGCCGCGTTGCGGGTTGTTGCTGTTGTTGTAGCTGCTGAGTAGCCGCGCGTTCCACCCTGCGCCGCACTCTGCGAGCGGCCCGCGGTCAGCCGTGCCCAGCCATCGACGAACAACAGGAGCACATCTATGTCGAACATCACCAGCGCCCGTACCGAGAGCGGTGCGGCGGCCTGGGTCGACGTCCGGGGGCCGCGGTTCGCCGCGTGGGTCACGACCGGCGTCTTGGTCGTCATCCTGCTGGTGTCGCACGCAAGCGCGCTCGCCGCGGCGGTCATCCTCGGCGTGCAGGCCGTCGTCTTCGCGGTCGGCGCCCTGCTCGGCCCGCGCCGCCACCCCTACGGCGTGGTCTTCGCCAAGCTCGTCGCCCCGCGCCTCGGCCCCGTCGGTGACCGCGAGCCGGTCGCCCCGCTGCAGTTCGCGCAGCTGGTCGGGCTCGTGTTCGCCGTGCTCGGCGTCCTCGGTTTCTCCGGCGGCATCCCGCTGCTGGGTCTGATCGCCACGGGTCTGGCGCTCGTGGCGGCCTTCCTCAACGCAGCCTTCGGGATCTGCCTGGGCTGCCAGCTCTACCCGCTCGTGTCCCGGCTTCGTCCGAAGCCGGGCAATCCGTGATCCCCGATCCGCTCCGCTGAGCGCTACCGAAAGGATTCCCTCCATGGCACGCTCCGACGTCCTGGTCACAGCCGACTGGGCCGAGAGCAATCTCGACGCGCCGAACACCGTCTTCGTCGAGGTCGACGAGGACACCAGCGCCTACGACACCGGCCACATCCCCGGCGCGGTCAAGCTCGACTGGAAGACCGATCTGCAGGATCAGGTCAAGCGCGACTTCGTCGACACCGAGCAGTTCTCCAAGCTGCTGTCCGAGCGCGGCATCGCCAACGACGACACCGTGATCCTCTACGGCGGCAACAACAACTGGTTCGCGGCCTACGCGTACTGGTACTTCAAGCTCTACGGCCACGAGGACGTCAAGCTGCTCGACGGCGGCCGCAAGAAGTGGGAGCTCGACGCCCGCCCGCTGTCCACCGAGACGGTCAGCCGGCCGTCGACCAGCTACACCGCCAAGGCGCCCGACACCAGCATCCGCGCTTTCCGCGACGAGGTCATCGCCGCGATCGGCACCAAGAACCTCGTCGACGTGCGCTCCCCCGACGAGTTCTCCGGCAAGATCCTGGCTCCCGCCCACCTCCCGCAGGAGCAGAGCCAGCGCCCCGGGCACGTTCCGGGCGCGATCAACGTGCCCTGGAGCAAGGCCGCCAACGAGGACGGCACCTTCAAGTCCGACGAGCAGCTGGCCAAGCTCTACGCCGACGCCGGCCTCGACGGCGAGAAGGAGACGATCGCGTACTGCCGCATCGGGGAGCGGTCGTCGCACACCTGGTTCGTGCTGCAGGAGCTGCTGGGACACACGAACGTCAAGAACTACGACGGTAGTTGGACGGAATACGGCTCCCTGGTGGGTGCCCCGATCGAGTTGGGAAGTTGATATGTGCTCTGCACCTAAGCAAGGACTGACGTTGCCCGCGAGCGTCGACCTCGAGAAGGAGACGGTCATCACCGGCCGTGTCGTCGACGGTTCGGGTCAGGCCGTCGGAGGCGCGTTCGTGCGGCTGCTGGACAGCTCGGACGAATTCACCGCCGAGGTCGTCGCATCGGCCACCGGCGACTTCCGGTTCTTTGCCGCGCCCGGCACGTGGACGCTCCGCGCCCTGTCCCCCGCCGGCAACGGCGACGCCAGCGTGGCACCGTCCGGAGCCGGTATCCACGAGGTCGACGTCAAGGTCGCGTGATCTGACGCGTCCGTCAACGGACGCGGCGCCGGTCTTGCTGTGAAAACGCTGCGGAATTAGCTGGCGTCGGCGACGATGGGGTGATCTCCCGCGCGCGACGGGGCGCGGGATCACCCTGTCGAAGAGGACCGACGATGAAGATCACAATTGCCTGCGCTGCCGCGGTGGCTTGTGCCGCCGCCCTGGCCGGCGCTCCCGCGGCGCTGGCGGATCCCGAGGGTGACTTCCTCACGGTGATCTCCAAAGGCGGCATCACCTGGCCGTCGGAAAAGACCAGACAGGTGATCGAGACCGGCTACGCGGTCTGTCAGGACTGGGAAAACGGCGCCACCTTCGAGAAAGAGGTCGCGGACCTGACCAGCGTGACCGACTGGACGGACTATCAGGCGGGCTACTTCGTGGGCGCCGCCACCGGTGCCTTCTGTCCGGAGTACGAGTCGAAGGTCAGCTGAGGGCAGCCCCTCACCGACCCCTCCGCGCCCCGGTGCCCGCGGAGAGGCGTCTCCTCCCGGCGGTTAGACTTGCCGTCGTGGTGCTGTTCTACGAGATCCTGCTCGTCGCGGCCGTCGTGGTGATCACGTGGTTCGCGTTGTACGCGCTGTACCGGCTGATCACCGACGAATCGTGACGCCG is a window of Mycolicibacterium chubuense NBB4 DNA encoding:
- a CDS encoding LCP family protein, with the translated sequence MSDGDMEDAAATPGRPLPGDQNKPDGDWLTRSRQSAPAAAPWERTIDRSAPVTVADLIAKIHGGAPPSEPKRHRAEPEQDIEPQPAPEPEPAPEQEPEAEPYPADELDTTILPAVDAYSSELPDLAAPRTRQREAEASAGTAPRRARHRSVILGRSVAALVAALALVLTGGAWQWQSAKNNLLNRVSALDPDSRDIVDPNAQFGDENFLIVGVDSRFGDNSEMGVGTTADAAGSRSDTVMLVNIPANRKRVVAVSFPRDLKIEPMKCEVWNPETRQYGPIYDEQTGTMGPDEAYTEYKLNSAFSIGGPKCLVKVIQKMSGLHINRFMAVDFAGFSKMVDALGGVEVCSTTPIEDYELGTVLSKAGRQIVDGRTALNYVRARQVTTETNGDYGRIKRQQLFLSSLLRSLISKDTFFSLSKLNNVVNMFINDSYVDNLTTKDLVDLGQSVQGVNAGRITFVTVPTVGYPDEWGNEIPRTDGLRALFDAIINDDPLPEERNADNTPVPGTPESLANSANGAPAPAPPAPSDGQIIDAVATSPGEVTVKVSNSTGESGLAATAADALETHGFNVTSPDDYPGPLEHTTVFFSPGNEKAAATVASSFPEPTIERATGLGDAVQVVLGSDFHSVVPPSPSGATVKVHVLRGTKNTHTALPEDLTVTNAADTTCE
- the pstB gene encoding phosphate ABC transporter ATP-binding protein PstB, which translates into the protein MAKRIDIKDLNIYYGSFHAVADVGLSVQPRSVTAFIGPSGCGKSTVLRTLNRMHEVLPGARAEGSVLLDGEDIYGAGVDPVSVRKTIGMVFQRPNPFPTMSIRDNVVAGLKLQGVRNKKTLDEVAERSLKGANLWTEVKDRLDKPGGGLSGGQQQRLCIARAIAVQPDVLLMDEPCSALDPISTLAIEDLIAELKQDFTIVIVTHNMQQAARVSDQTAFFNLEATGKPGRLIEIDDTEKIFSNPTQKATEDYISGRFG
- the mshD gene encoding mycothiol synthase; protein product: MSASARIGWRERLSAADQRQIRDLVTAAAAADGIAPVGDQVLRELGHDRTRHLVAVDDEGTVAGYLNLAPPTDEAPAMAELVVHPRLRRRGTGAAMIRAALPEGGDGTRIWAHGNLDAARATASALGLVVARELLQMRRPLAGLPPTPAVDGVTIRTYAGPQDDTELLRVNNAAFSWHPEQGGWTEADIAERRAEGWFDPAGLFLAFDEDSGDLLGFHWTKVHSATLGEVYVVGVDPAAQGRGLGGALTLIGLHHLGERLGADGGGSAVMLYVEADNSAAVKTYRRLGFDVANTDVAYAELSTVHRSEN
- a CDS encoding thioredoxin family protein, whose product is MSASWIAVIAVLIAALGLAYVIGRLLTLRAGLMKATTDIPQVDTSELGLSDTGPTVVHFSAVWCGPCAGVRRVVDQVCAELPAVAHVEIDMDANPEAARRLSVLSLPTTFIFDGDGRQRYRASGVPSAAELRSALEPLLA
- the pstC gene encoding phosphate ABC transporter permease subunit PstC; this encodes MATKPTKSTGLRKSEGRVGDTLFKSVAIAAGATIIGVIALMGLFLLVRAVPSLQANTANFITSSEFTTSEPMRFGIADLFRVTVLSSIFALVIAVPVAVGIATFLTNYAPRRFARPFAILVDLLAAVPSIVFGLWGIFVLAPRLEPIQRFLNDSLGWLFLFAPGNVSLAGGGTIFTAGVVLAVMILPIITSVSREVFTLTPKGHVEAAQALGATKWEVIRMTVYPYGRSGMIAGSMLALGRALGETVAVLIILRTAAQPGNWSLFDGGYTFASKIASAAAEFSAPLPTGAYIAAGFVLFALTFIVNAVARLAAGGRVSGG
- a CDS encoding winged helix-turn-helix transcriptional regulator; the protein is MDLLLLTVDPHPESVLPSLSLLAHNVRTAPTEVSSLLEAGSADVAIVDARTDLAAARGLCRLLGSTGTSVPVVAVVNEGGLVAVSIEWGLDEILLPGTGPAEIDARLRLLVGRRGGMANQENVGKISLGELVIDEGTYTARLRGRPLDLTYKEFELLKYLAQHAGRVFTRAQLLQEVWGYDFFGGTRTVDVHVRRLRAKLGPEYESLIGTVRNVGYKAVRPARGRTAPADADVPEDMTEDIDDDAYDDAAAPHMESLSRDGVSQALGDALPSQ
- the lmeA gene encoding mannan chain length control protein LmeA, giving the protein MRKLVIGVLGTLVVIGVGAVGTDFGAAIYAEYRLARSVRTSANLTWDPSVGILGFPFIPQAMRHHYNEVEIKASGVDHAVVGKASLESTLHSVELGDSWLVPPDATLTVGKVESRIIIDSTHVGRFMGIPDLLVEAPTRETNDSTGGTTESGISSNRGVVFTGTPTKAGFDKKVSIAVDLSVTGPGATTLVLTATGVLTGAGTADQDVPQEQLPAVLAAFSTSLPGQKLPFGIAPTSEGARGSDIIIEGITQGVTIDLNEFRLS
- the pstA gene encoding phosphate ABC transporter permease PstA, translating into MTDTVLESPLKGPTFHPISTSRKVKNRVAETLFAAAFLIAMVPLVWLLYTVVSRGYTAVISSTWWNRSLAGVLPEQFAGGVYHAIYGTIIQAALAAVLAVPLGMMAAVYLVEYGRGWFARTVTFMVDILAGVPSIVAALFIFALWIATMGFPQSALAVSLALVLLMLPVVVRNTEEMLKLVPDELREASYALGVPQWKTILRIVVPTALPGIISGILLALARVIGETAPVLVLVGYARSINYDPFEGNMASLPLLIYTELINPEPAGRMRVWGAAMTLILIVAALYIAAAFVIRFLNRNRT
- the pstS gene encoding phosphate ABC transporter substrate-binding protein PstS — translated: MKPNRLGAALSLAAAGTLLLSACGSDNNTASSGGSSSASGGAASGNIQCGGKKSLKASGSSAQANAMTRFVTAYEGACSGYTLNYTSSGSGAGVSEFIGGQTDFGGSDSPLNAEKGEVEKAAARCGNNPAWNLPTVFGPIAVTYNVQGVDSLVLDGPTLAKIFNGSVKTWDAPEIAGLNPGKTLPANPINVLFRSDESGTTDNFQKYLTAASDGAWTQGAGKTFNGGVGEGAKGNEGTSAAIKNTPGSITYNEWSYAKSQGLQVAKIVTSAGPDPVELSTESAGKAIDAVKIKGDGNDLVLDTASFYKPTQAGSYPIMLGTYEIVCSKYADADTATAVKAFLHAALGPGQSGLEDNGYIPVPDKFKERLTSAVDAISATT
- the phoU gene encoding phosphate signaling complex protein PhoU, which encodes MRTAYHEQLATLTSQLGEMCGLAGVAMERATQALLQADLALAEQVITDHDQIAAMSVRAEENAFVLLALQAPVAGDLRAIVSSIQIVADVDRMGALALHVAKIARRRHPQHALPEEVNGYFAEMGRVAVELGHSAQEVLITHDPEKAARIREEDDAMDDLHRHLFTVLMDREWKHGVAAAVDVTLLGRFYERFADHAVEVARRVIFQVTGRTADEEQLPAR
- a CDS encoding Ms5788A family Cys-rich leader peptide translates to MSARLELSLTKRRAVDLCRVAGCCCCCSC
- a CDS encoding DUF4395 domain-containing protein, with product MSNITSARTESGAAAWVDVRGPRFAAWVTTGVLVVILLVSHASALAAAVILGVQAVVFAVGALLGPRRHPYGVVFAKLVAPRLGPVGDREPVAPLQFAQLVGLVFAVLGVLGFSGGIPLLGLIATGLALVAAFLNAAFGICLGCQLYPLVSRLRPKPGNP